A region of Propionispora hippei DSM 15287 DNA encodes the following proteins:
- the asrC gene encoding sulfite reductase subunit C: MDIKTKELKKNAFRVTKERYKTAVRLRVPGGHLDAHYLTTIREIAETYGDGTVHITTRQGFEIPGIAMEHMPQVNQAIQELIEGLEINQDSPLAGYPAAGTRNIAACIGSRVCPFAQYDTTAFAKRIEQVVFPNDYHVKIALTGCPNDCIKARMHDFGIIGMNEPQYDTYRCIGCQSCVKNCKKRSAGVLTFENYKVVRDKERCIGCGECVGKCPSGAWARSAVKLFQLVIMGRTGKRDPRLARPFIRWVDEASIMKILKNTYAYIDEYIDKDAPGGKEHVGYIVDRTGYQEFKKWALKDVVLNPEAQVAEHIQWS, translated from the coding sequence ATGGATATTAAAACCAAAGAGCTAAAGAAAAATGCTTTCCGGGTTACGAAAGAACGCTATAAAACTGCCGTGCGCCTCAGAGTGCCGGGCGGACATCTGGATGCTCATTATCTGACTACCATCCGGGAAATTGCCGAAACCTATGGCGATGGTACGGTGCATATTACGACCAGGCAGGGTTTTGAGATTCCGGGCATAGCCATGGAACACATGCCGCAAGTCAATCAGGCCATTCAGGAACTGATTGAGGGCTTGGAGATCAACCAGGATAGTCCCCTGGCCGGTTATCCGGCGGCAGGCACCAGAAATATTGCAGCCTGTATCGGCAGCCGGGTATGTCCGTTCGCCCAATACGATACGACCGCGTTTGCCAAGCGGATTGAACAGGTTGTTTTTCCTAACGATTATCATGTGAAGATTGCCCTTACCGGTTGCCCTAATGACTGTATTAAAGCCAGAATGCATGATTTCGGAATTATCGGCATGAATGAGCCGCAATACGATACGTACCGGTGTATTGGCTGCCAGTCGTGTGTGAAAAATTGCAAGAAACGGTCGGCCGGCGTGCTGACCTTTGAAAACTACAAAGTAGTCAGGGATAAGGAACGATGTATTGGCTGCGGAGAATGCGTCGGTAAATGTCCTTCCGGTGCCTGGGCCCGAAGTGCTGTCAAGCTGTTTCAACTGGTTATTATGGGACGCACCGGCAAACGGGATCCCCGGCTTGCCAGACCATTCATCCGCTGGGTCGATGAAGCCAGCATAATGAAGATTCTTAAAAATACCTATGCTTATATTGATGAATATATCGACAAAGACGCTCCCGGCGGTAAAGAACATGTCGGGTATATTGTAGACCGGACCGGCTATCAGGAATTTAAAAAATGGGCATTAAAGGATGTTGTTTTAAATCCCGAGGCTCAGGTGGCCGAGCATATTCAGTGGTCGTAA
- the asrB gene encoding anaerobic sulfite reductase subunit AsrB, giving the protein MMTNPYLPFKSRIIKIIPHTDIDFTFHMEYAGPVKPGQFFEVSLPKYGEAPISVSDIGENYIGMTIRRVGAVTNTIYALQEGDTLFLRGPYGNGFAIEQYQGREIVVAAGGTGLAPVKAIVDYFAAHSDETPSFTLLAGFKSPKDILFREDFKKWEQKLQVTLTVDKAEDETYQGQTGLITQYIKEIKFLNKEAAQVIVVGPPIMIKFTVAEFLRQGIREENLWVSYERKMCCGVGKCGHCKMDDTYICLEGPVFNYTKAKTLID; this is encoded by the coding sequence ATGATGACCAATCCTTATTTGCCCTTCAAGTCGCGGATCATTAAGATCATCCCCCATACCGACATTGACTTTACCTTTCATATGGAATATGCCGGCCCGGTAAAGCCAGGCCAGTTTTTCGAAGTTTCTTTGCCCAAGTATGGGGAGGCTCCTATTTCCGTGAGTGATATTGGCGAGAATTATATTGGGATGACCATCCGACGGGTGGGAGCGGTGACCAATACCATCTATGCATTGCAGGAGGGGGATACGCTGTTTTTGCGCGGTCCTTACGGGAACGGCTTTGCGATAGAGCAATATCAGGGGCGTGAAATAGTCGTTGCCGCCGGTGGAACAGGGCTGGCACCGGTAAAAGCAATTGTGGATTATTTTGCTGCTCACAGTGATGAAACACCGTCGTTTACGTTGCTTGCCGGTTTCAAGTCGCCTAAGGATATCCTGTTTCGCGAGGATTTCAAAAAATGGGAACAGAAGCTCCAGGTGACTTTGACGGTAGATAAGGCGGAGGATGAAACCTATCAGGGACAGACAGGCCTGATTACGCAATATATAAAAGAGATCAAATTTTTAAATAAAGAAGCGGCCCAGGTCATTGTGGTGGGTCCTCCGATTATGATTAAGTTTACTGTAGCTGAGTTTTTGCGGCAGGGAATCAGGGAGGAAAATCTTTGGGTGTCCTATGAACGGAAGATGTGCTGCGGCGTGGGGAAATGTGGCCATTGCAAAATGGATGATACGTATATTTGCCTGGAAGGCCCGGTGTTTAACTATACCAAGGCCAAAACTCTGATCGATTAA
- the treP gene encoding PTS system trehalose-specific EIIBC component yields MSKNSDAKQLLELIGGKENIAAVTHCATRLRFVLQDPQQADVDKIGKLASVKGTFTQAGQFQVIIGNDVLSFYNEFVKVAGVDGVSKEAAKSAAKHNMNVMQRLLANLAEIFSPLIPALVVGGLILGFRNVIGDIKLLEDGTKTIVEQSQFWAGVHSFLWLIGEAIFMFLPVGITWSISKKMGTTQILGIILGLTLVSPQLLNAYAVVGTPADKIPFWNFGFAKVQMIGYQAQVIPAILAGFLLAILEKNVRRVVPEYVSMIVVPFLALVPTVLVAHTVLGPIGWAIGKAISSVVYAGLTSSFGWLFAAIFGFTYAPLVITGLHHMTNAIDLQLMAQFGGTNLWPMIALSNIAQGSAVVGMIYLNRHNEEEKQVSIPAAVSCYLGVTEPAMFGINLKYIFPFLCAMTGSAFAAVISVGSGVMANSIGVGGLPGILSIKPQFMFIFSLAMVVAVVVPFLLTVALGKTRYSAKLQNTDGIAVK; encoded by the coding sequence GTGAGTAAAAATTCCGACGCAAAACAATTGCTGGAACTAATCGGCGGGAAAGAAAATATCGCGGCAGTGACTCATTGTGCGACACGGCTGCGATTTGTCCTGCAAGATCCGCAGCAGGCGGACGTAGATAAGATTGGCAAACTGGCCTCCGTAAAGGGAACCTTTACTCAGGCCGGACAGTTTCAAGTAATTATAGGAAATGATGTCTTGTCTTTTTATAATGAATTTGTAAAAGTTGCCGGTGTCGATGGTGTTAGCAAAGAAGCGGCAAAAAGTGCAGCCAAACATAATATGAATGTGATGCAGCGTCTGCTGGCCAATTTGGCGGAGATTTTTTCGCCGCTTATCCCGGCCCTGGTAGTAGGCGGTTTGATCCTGGGCTTTCGCAATGTCATTGGCGATATAAAGCTGCTGGAGGACGGAACCAAAACCATTGTGGAGCAATCCCAGTTTTGGGCGGGTGTTCATTCCTTCTTATGGCTGATCGGGGAAGCTATTTTTATGTTTTTGCCTGTCGGTATTACCTGGTCTATTTCGAAAAAGATGGGGACAACACAAATACTTGGCATTATCTTAGGTCTTACTTTGGTATCTCCCCAGCTATTGAATGCCTATGCCGTCGTCGGTACTCCGGCTGATAAAATTCCCTTTTGGAATTTTGGTTTTGCCAAGGTACAAATGATCGGTTATCAGGCCCAGGTCATCCCGGCTATTTTAGCAGGCTTTTTATTAGCCATACTGGAAAAGAATGTCCGGCGGGTAGTGCCCGAATATGTATCGATGATCGTGGTTCCCTTTCTGGCACTCGTACCTACCGTTCTGGTGGCTCATACCGTGTTAGGACCGATTGGCTGGGCCATTGGCAAAGCCATCTCCAGCGTAGTATACGCCGGACTCACGTCTTCCTTTGGCTGGCTGTTTGCCGCGATTTTTGGTTTTACCTATGCGCCGCTGGTCATTACCGGACTGCATCATATGACCAACGCCATTGACTTGCAACTCATGGCCCAGTTTGGCGGAACCAATTTATGGCCCATGATCGCCCTGTCCAATATTGCTCAAGGTTCGGCTGTTGTGGGAATGATCTATTTGAACAGACATAATGAAGAGGAAAAGCAGGTATCTATTCCGGCGGCCGTGTCGTGCTATCTGGGCGTAACCGAGCCAGCCATGTTCGGTATCAATTTAAAATATATCTTTCCGTTCCTCTGCGCCATGACCGGTTCGGCTTTTGCCGCCGTGATTTCCGTGGGCTCCGGTGTTATGGCCAATTCCATCGGGGTTGGCGGCTTGCCAGGCATACTATCAATCAAACCCCAGTTTATGTTCATTTTTTCTCTGGCCATGGTAGTCGCAGTGGTTGTACCGTTCCTTTTGACAGTTGCCCTGGGAAAAACCCGGTATTCGGCAAAACTGCAGAATACTGATGGAATAGCGGTAAAGTAG